Within Thermus thermamylovorans, the genomic segment GGCGTCCTCCACATCGATGGGCTTCAAGGAGCCCTGGACCTCCCCGGCCTCCTGCTCCACGCCGAAGCCGCCCATGAGGACGCTCCAAACCGAGCGGTTCATGGCCCGGGCCATGAGCACGGTGAGGAGGGTGCCCGCGGCCCCCACCAGGGTGCCCGCCACCATGAGGGCGGGGTTGCCGATGGCGAACCCCTCAAAGCCCACGGCGAGGCCGGTGAGGGCGTTGTAGAGGGAGATGGCCACGGGCATGTCCCCGCCCCCGATGGGCAGGGTCATGAGGATGCCGAAGAGGAGGGCCAGGAGGAAGAAGAGGAGGATGACGCTGGGGGGGTCGTTGAGGAGCAGGGAGAAGCCCAGGGCAAAGGCGAGGACCAGGACCAGGGCGTTCACCACCTTCTGGCCGGGAAAGAGAAGGGGCCTGGCGCTCATGAGGCCCTGGAGCTTGGCGAAGGCCACGAGGCTTCCCGTGAAGGCCACGCTGCCGATGATGCCCCCCAGAATGGCCAGGGTCATGAGGCCGGGGGCACCGGCAAAGGCCCCTTTGAGGAGCTCCACCGCGGCGATGGTAGCGGCGGCACCCCCGCCCATGCCGTTGTAGATGGCCACCATCTGGGGCATGTCGGTCATGGCCACCCGCACGGCGAACCACCAGGCCACCACCGAGCCCACCGCGAGGGCGAGGAGCATGAGGCCAAAGTTGTGCATGTCCGGCCAGAAAAAGGTGACCAGCACCGCCAGGACCATGGCCCACCCCGCCCAGACGATGCCGCTTTTAGCGGTGGTGGGGTGGGCCATGCGCTTCAGGCCCACGATGAAGAGGATGGCCACCACGAAGTAGGCCGCCTGGATGAGGTCCATCAACGACCACCCCCCTGGCCCGGTTTCCTCTCGAACATCTCCAGCATACGCACGGTGACCGCATAGCCCCCGGCAGCGTTGGCCGCCCCCAGGATCACCCCCAGGAAGCCGATGGCCTTTTCCAGGGCGGTTTCCGCGTGGCCCAGGACCACCATGGCCCCCACCACCACCACCCCGTGGATAAAGTTGGATCCGGACATCAGGGGGGTGTGGAGGATCACGGGGACCCGGGTGATGAGCTCGTAACCCAAAAAGGCGGTGAGCACGAAGATGTACAGCGCTTCCCAGAAGCCGAACTCCATCACGCACCTCCCACGAGGGCCTTGGTGGGCCCGTGCAGGATCTCCCCTTCCCTCATGAGGAGCGCCCCCTGGAGGATCTCGTCCTCCCACTGGGGGGCGAACTCCCCTTTGGCGACGAACAGGTCCAGCAGGTTCAAGAGGTTCTT encodes:
- a CDS encoding NAD(P)(+) transhydrogenase (Re/Si-specific) subunit beta, which codes for MDLIQAAYFVVAILFIVGLKRMAHPTTAKSGIVWAGWAMVLAVLVTFFWPDMHNFGLMLLALAVGSVVAWWFAVRVAMTDMPQMVAIYNGMGGGAAATIAAVELLKGAFAGAPGLMTLAILGGIIGSVAFTGSLVAFAKLQGLMSARPLLFPGQKVVNALVLVLAFALGFSLLLNDPPSVILLFFLLALLFGILMTLPIGGGDMPVAISLYNALTGLAVGFEGFAIGNPALMVAGTLVGAAGTLLTVLMARAMNRSVWSVLMGGFGVEQEAGEVQGSLKPIDVEDAAVMLAYAGRVVFVPGYGMALSQAQHKVKELADLLESKGVEVRFAIHPVAGRMPGHMNVLLAEAGVDYDKLKDLEEINPEFPTVDVAVVIGANDVVNPAARRPGSPLYGMPILDVDKAKNVIVIKRGRGKGFAGVENELFYADNTRMLYGDAQSVLAQLTQALKKL
- a CDS encoding proton-translocating transhydrogenase family protein; this encodes MEFGFWEALYIFVLTAFLGYELITRVPVILHTPLMSGSNFIHGVVVVGAMVVLGHAETALEKAIGFLGVILGAANAAGGYAVTVRMLEMFERKPGQGGGR